TAATATCTTCCAAGAAGTGATCTTTGAACACTGCTCGCTTGGCTTTGAAGTGACTTGAAGGTGAAGGTTTCATATCCTAGCGTGGGTGCCCCGGGGGATCTGGTTTTCGGTTCATTCCACTCTCCCCCTGCTGAACTCCCACACTTCTCTCTCTCATCCCAAGCTTCTGGGTTTCGTAGCATCTGGCCAGCCTCTTCACCCCCCTTGCTTCCCTGTCTCCTGCAGGCTTAAATGGGGTTTGGATAGCATCTGTTGCTGCATGCTCTGATGCTGCTCTAACAATGTCACTGTGAAATATTTACTGCAATAGATTTGGAAAGCCCTGGGCTGTCAGTGGAGGTGCTTCGGTGGGTGCTTTAGGGAAACTCCCATCTCAGCACAAGGACGAGCAAGTTCCCCCAGGTGGAATGACCTTGCTGAGAACAGCACACCTGAGAGATGcagctgaaatacatttttgaatCACAgccaaaattcagattttatttggGCTGAATAACCCTCTAAGGTATTCCCCTCTGCTGATGATGTGGGGAATCTCTGATGTCTGTGTCCTTATTGTCAGTGCCCTGTTTAATTTCCTGCGGTTAGTTGGGATGAGTGTAATCCCTAGGAGTATAAAGCCTGGTGCCACCAAGCAGCAGTAAAGGGGaatgttgctttttctctcctgagTAACATGACCTGACCATCACTTTGTGGGCACAGGGGTAGTGACTTCTCTTAAGGGGAAATTGGTAAAAAGAGCCCCTGCTGTGGCCACATCTGGCCTGAGTGAGTCACCTCTGTgtttgctgctgccagggctccaccagcCACCATGAGGGGAGCAAAGAGACCTCAGAGGTCGGCAGGTCGGAGGTGAAAGGCAAGAAGTCCTCAAGCCATGGCAGCAgccacaagggaaaaaagacgGGAAGCGGGAAAAGCTCAGTTGGCTTCAGCTCAGCTTCATCCAGCGGGACCTTCCAGCCTGCAGGTAAGGGGTGAAGGAGAagcaagagaggaagagagaatgGGGgtgatgttttgctttgccCCTCTTTGATATCTCTGTGCCTGCAAAGGTACCCATTCACCAGCTAGTGCTGGGAAACTTTGCTGATGGCTATTTTTTTAACCCCttgaagagaaagggaaaagtctTATTGCTACTAACTCCGTGCACAGAGGGAAGAAGTGAGTCAGATGAGTGTTACAGCTTCCCTCCCATGCAGGCCTGCTGCACTGCAAGGAAAATCAGATCCAGATGTCTGagcggggggaggagggaagggataCTGTGCACAGGCAATATGGGCAgcacctgccctctcctccgTAGGTGGTACTGTCTGCAGCAGTGTTTTAAGGAGTACTAGTGGAGAGATCTGAGCCAAAACCCGATATCGAGGCTCCCCCGAGCTTTGAGTCAAAGCCTTGCAGGGCTCCCATCTGCTCTGACCTTGCTCAGCTCTTTTTTGAGCTGTTGTCACAACGGCTGCCATGTTTCATCTCCTGGCACCCTAATCGGGGCTGGAGGGACAGTGCTGATGCAGGGCCTGGGGGAACAGAGAAGTGCACGTTTGGATGGGATGAAGCTGCTGGTGTGCACCTCTTGTGCTTGCTGGAGACCGTCAGagcagcggggtgggggggagcagggctggaaggTAACAAAGGTGTCCTTCAGCTCAGTAACTAGGCTGGGCCAGAGGACCTGCATTGTGACCATGCTCCTGTTGCCTTAGGGGCTGAGTTACTGCCACCATGAGCCTTCCTATATCTGCTTCCCCTCTGCTTCCCCCAGGTACCTCCTGCAGCAACTTGCAGTGCTCCCAGGACTTTGTGACATTTCCCAAGCTTGAGCAGGACGACGAGAAGTACCGGAAGCCggtctcttcctcttcttcttcccacTGCTCCCCTCTGTATGAAGGCCAGAAGGGGGACATCTTCGAGCAGAAGGTGATCTTCTCAGGCTTTGGATCCATCATGCGCTTCTCCACCTCTGCGGTGAGCCAGCAGAGAGGCCGTGATGCTTCCCCTGTGGACTACAAAGCCTCAAACCCCGTCAGCGGCCCTTCGGTGGGGAGCAGCGGGGCCAgtggtagcagcagcagccacaagcGCATGCCATCCCTCAGtatggaggagggagaagtgctgaaggaaaagaagcacAAGGGTAGCAAGAAGAACAAACATGGGCCTGGCAGGCCGAAAGGGGGCAAAAGCAAAGAGATTTTGGGTGCCCAGCTGGCTGGGTCCACGTCCACTTCCTCGTCACCCTTCTCCGGAGGCTCTCTTGTTAGCTCCAGCATTGGCAACTCTTCCCGGTCCTTCAGCCACACGGGGAATCTGCCCAGCCTCAGCATGGAGTCCCCGCTGCTGGGTTCAGGTATGTTTCCCCTTAGGGCTCCGGGTGTGCACAgttcctcccagccctgctgtctTTTTCCTCACATTTGGCTGGTGTCTGGACCTGCCTGCGCAGAGTCCAGTCCCTTTAATTCAGTCCCAGGAGCTATAAAAAAACACATCTGGGTCTCCCCTTTCCATTTTGGCCTTCATCCTAGAATCTCCTCCAGGACAGCTTCTCTACCATTGGAGCTGGGCTGCAGACCTGAGCTGGGGGGCATTTCAAACCCTTTTTGCTCAAGTGCTGGAAAACTTGGGCTAGCCAGAGCTTAATTTCCAGAGCGATAGAGAGGGATATTCACAGGCCAAACTGGAACAACCACAGTCTGACCCCAAATGAGGGACTCTCATAAGTGGTTCAAGTttaacccctcttttaaaagcaaaacctctCATCCTGGTCTTACCACATCGACATAGGGTTGGGAGACTGGCACACCATTAACTCTGCTGAGAGGCTTACAGCTGTTCCCAGCCTCAGTCCCCTTCGCTGGCCTGGCAGGGATGAGGGCAGCCAGGACACGTGGCAGGAAGGGGTtaaggcagcaggcagaggaggggcCTGCTGCTCAGGGTTGAGGTTTGACACTGTTCTGGCAGCAGAACTTGTCATCGGTCTATTGTGGGTTGTTTGCAGATGCTCCAATTTAGGTCAGATTGCAAGGGCGGGGAGGAGGTACAATTTTGTTGTGTGTGCCTGGGAGCCCTGGCCCATTTGCACTGCctgagaggggagaggagctgcaAGAATTGATGCAAATTCCATAATCATAACCCTAGGCCAATTTTGGTTTTTGCCTCCCCCTGGAACAACAAAGGGATGTttcaaagaggaggaggaggaggctgccaGGCCCcgctctcctgcctgcttgttCTCCCATTCTTCTCTTGCGGAGAGAAGTTGGCAGGGCTCTGAAGGACCCAGCTTTGGGCACTGCCTCTGCCGCACGCCTGAGCCAAGGGGAAGTCAGACGGGTCCCCTCGCTCGGCAGCAGCTCTCTCCTCACCCTTTCTTCCTCATTTATCTGTCTGTGCCCCACCGTGGTCCCTGGGCATCACGGAAGGGGACAGATTAGCTCAGCAAGAGTGTGGTCTCTTGACTAGCACGGGCAGCGGAGAGTGGGACTCTCCGAGTCCACTGCCCACTTCTGCCACTGACTTGTGCCTTCGGTGAGTCACTTTATGGTGTGATTTCTCTGATGGATTGCATCGGGGTGCAGGGAGCAAACAAGAGGGGGGCAGGGGCAAGGCTGGAATATTGTGTGATATCTTTTGATAGACGGATTGTGGGCTTTGACCACCCTTGCTGCATGCCAGGCCGTGAGATGCTCAAGTGCATGTTACACTTGGTCTTGTGCATTGGTGCCACCCTTCCTTTCTGAGGTCAAGCCCTGTAGAAAACCAGCTGCTTCCAGGCCAtcagaggggagcagaggggagcagaggggagcGTGGCTCTCTAACACATCTCCTCCCCTTGCAGGGATCTACACCAGTAACAAGGACCCTATTTCCCACGGGGGCGGAGTGCTCCGAGCTGTGTGCAGTACACCCCTCTCTTCCAGCCTGCTGGCACACCAGGGTACGTCGTCTCTCCCACAGCTCAACCGGTCTCCCTTTGCTAGCACCAtcccagcttcctcctcctcggtCTCCACCACGCAGGTAAGAACACCAGGACCAGGAGAGGGACTGTAGTTCAGGAGAGCATTGGATAGAGCAGTCActggcagagcagggccagTCTGTGGGCACAGAGGAGTTGCTTTTTCCACTTGGGAACAGCTACTCTTCCTTCAGTTTGGAGGAGAGCTGCCAACTGCAGCTTCCCTTAGAGTCAGAAGAAGGATACAGGCAGCTTTGCATCACAGCCCAATCAGCCTGTTGCGGGGTGGGAGGAATTGCAACCTGAAAGGATGCATTGCTTTCCACTGACTGTGAGGAGAGCACAGACAGCGCTCAGGTAGCAGAGGCCTGGCTGTCGGCACGTGCTGTGCCCTGTGCTGCTCGTCCCCTGCTGCTCGGCTGGATCCTGCCAccagtgccagccctgccttCACCCTGCGGCACAGATAACGTGGTGGGAGGGCTCGTACGTCCCAGCTGGGTGGGCTGTGCATGTGCCAGGAGACAGAGCCTTGTCCTGTGTTGGGAGCTCACTGTGAAAGGTGTTTTACATGGAGGAGAGAGTTAGTTTTACAGCCTCAGTGTTAGCATGGCTCATTCAGACCTCTTGGCTCTGAGACGGGGCTGGGAAGATTTCAACTGTCTAGTGAGACTTCCAAGGAGATATTTTTAACGCTCGCTCTCATGACCAAGTTGGGCTCAAAAGTCGGGAGGAGATGCAATAATGTTACTGCGTTTTTGAGAagtaatttctctctctctccctccttgttTTGCCATGTAGGTGTTCTCGCTGGCAGGTTCAACATTCAGCCTCCCTTCCTCACATATTTTTGGAAGCCCCCTCACATCTGGGCTATCAATCAATCCACTCTTAAATCAGTCGGAAAGCAGCCGGGCAGGTACGTGAATCAGAAGGTATGTGAGTTTGGACTTCCAAAGGGGTCTCCCTGGAAGAGTCGAGACAACTGCATCCATAGTTCtccagctgccctccctgctTGCTCCCGTCCCACGCGTGTGAGAGCCAGGGGCTAGGAGAGAGGGACAGTGGCTTtttccccagggcagggggtgcttGTGTTAGCCTTAAGTGCTCGCCTGCAGTCCTGCAAAAGCGTATCTGCTGGCGTGTCCACCGGATTATGTGTGTCCCTGGACATATGCTAGAAAAGTGCAAGAATGTAAGTCCTTCCCTACAGAAATTTGTTGTCTTTTTACGCACTAAAGCTGTGCAAACctcttgaaaaatacttttgcttgctcaaaataagttaaaagattttgttggggttttgttttctgtttggttttggttttttgtttttaaatgagtgCTATCTCACACTCTTAATTTTcatcttccatttctgttttgagTTACTTTCTGCCCTTCCCCTTTGGCTTTGTCATGAATGCAACAAAATCCACTGTTTTCAACTTCCAAACGTGAAAGTGCCAACCCTGAATTACTTACAACTGCTCATTTTTTCCCACCAAGGCAAATccatttttcttggaaaattgCCTGGTTAATAAACAGGAAACTTGAAGCATCGtaagattttttgtttggttggttggtttgtttttttcttcccataacAGAGTGGgcctgatttttgttttgcaccAGTAGTTAAACAAAAGCACCCTCCTGATTTTCAGATGTTGCAGTTAGTGGTGCAACTGTCTCGTGCTCCCCTAGCCCAGAAACGTTGGCAGCTCAGCATGCTGGATGCTGAACTCCTGCGAGGTAACACTCTGCCCAGCGTCACGCTGAGCGACCCGCACTTTAAAGCTCACAGTCCTCGTTAGAGGTGGCTCTGAGGTCTCCGGATGATCCCACACCAGCGTGCCCTTATTTGCCTTTACAAGCATGCATGCCTGCATGTAAAGCATGAGTGAACACGTATGCTTACTTGTGACCTTCGCAAGCCCGTGGAAGGTGCCCGCCTGTGTCTCCGTGTGTCACTGGCAGCGTTTTGTGTCGTGCCCCGCCGGCGGCGTGCACTTGCCTGAGTGCAACAGGAAGGTAACGGTGCAGCTGACCTCAGCGGGAGTCGGGGCCGTTGCATGGGAGCTGTGAGTCAGGAGTGATTCAGTTACCTGGAATTAAGGAAAGAATGGGATGATTCAAAGAGATATTTTTCCCTCACGGCGATCGACAAGAGAGAGATGACCCGCTGCCACTTCCCCTTTGCTGTTATTTTGGCAAGGTGCTGACAGGAGAAGGAAGCGAGTCAACTGTCAGGAATAGCCCTGTGGTTCAGGCACAACACGGGGGCTCGGCAGTCTGGGTTCTGTTCCAGCCCTGCGGCTGCTAATGAGTGAATCATGCAGGCAAAATCCAACATACAGAGCGCTCAAAAAAGGTCTGATCCTTAGTTTCCATTTCCAAgattgttctttttgtttgactGGGATCTTAGAAGCTTCGGGACATGTTTCTTCCAGTTCCAGGCAGCCTTCAGAACAGCTCCTGGCTCTTGTCGTGTTTAACGTTTGTCCATCGCTATCTCCTCCTGCTGGAGCTAGTGACCCAGAGGCTCTTAAGccaaattcacttttttttccagggggATTAATTAACATACATTAAGCCTCCTGTGTGGGGCCATTTTCACTTAAAAGTGTGGTGACTGCTTTAATCCTGTGTTGTTAACAGGGTGGTTGTGAAGTTTTAAGTAATCCTGCCTTGTCTTTAATTCAGATTACCCTTCCTGAGCGTGCCTGTGTAGAGATATCCTGCGGAGATGTAGCTTTCATTGCAGTAATATTTGAGCTCGTTGCAGTTTTAATGCGATGTAGGGAAATGGCGTTACCCTGTCTTACAGATGGAGGAACTGAGAAACTGTTGTCACTGATGCAGGTTGATACAAGGGTGCCTTTGGCAGTACAAAAAGTCTGATTCTTATCTTCCCACTCCCTTAGCTACTGTCTAGTTCTTCCTCCCACGGCTTGTCCTGGATCCTGCCTCATTACGATGACAGGgcaaatatatttatcttctgTAGTTGTCTTCGAGCCTCTTTTTCATACTTGCTGCTTTGGAAAGTGCTGTCTCTGTGTGATAACTCAGTCATCCGCCCATTCTGTAGACAACAGGGTGGTGTTGGCCAGGAGATAATTGAATATGGAGTCTGGTACTGTTTCAGAAAACCGGaatcgtgtgtgtgtgtgtgtgtgtgtgtgtgtgtgtgtgtatgtgtgtgtgcacaacctccctgggctgcaagCAAACAACGCGACAGtaacaggcaggcaggcagagcttAGCTGAATGTTTATTTGGTTGCAAGTGAAAAATGTTGTGGCAAAGCTGCACGCGGTGGGCTGTGGATATTTTTCAAAGGGTTTAGGTGGTCCTCGGATGGAAATGATACTGAGAAGCGCTGCCGTGGTCCGACTGTTCCCAGCCTTCTGGTGGCTGATCCTGGGTTGGAGGATTTAGGAAGATTTCATGCCTTGTGGTGCCCACAAAATGAATTTGTCTCCACGTGATGCCTTATGCTAGGAGACTGCTGTTGACTGGCAACTGCTGGTCACCTCCAGAAAGCGGTGGCTTCTCCCCAGAAGGGTGGGCCGGTTGTAACTGATGGCCAGGAGGACATTCCCATGGGGATGAAGGAAGGAGCGAGGATCCCACTCATACCTGTCTGTAAGAGCTGCTGAACAACAGCTGCGTTTGCTTGTTCTCAGCAGTAGAATATACTGCTAATAACTAATGCCCTGCTCAGGGCATTACACTGTAAATCACAGTGTTCCCTGCAGGAGACTTCCTGGATTCTTGCACATAAGAAACGTCTCTTATTGTGTGAAGAAGAGGAGGGGCGAGTCAGCCAGCTGGTGCAGGCTGTACTCACAACATCTGACACGTCCCAGGGCGAAGGGAACGTGTGTTTATGGGGCTGGCAGGCTCTGGGGATGGAAAGCAAATGGCAGATAAATATACTTCACTTCTTGATTTCCCTTTGGGTGGGAGATATCCTGCACATGTGCACATGCACAGCGGTTCCGTCCCCAGCACTGCGGTGTCCCAGCTCCCTGGGACGGAGGGGTGGCTATGGGGGTAGCTTCTGGGCGCCGAAGGAGCCCTTTGGAAAGGAGCTGAGCATCTGGAAACCTTGGAGGACCCCAGCTGAGTTTTGGGAAAGGATCCGGGAGGCTGCAGTAGCACTTAGGAGAGCTGAGCGAGGCTTTGCGCAGCACTGATTCATCCTTGCAGGCTCAGCAAAGCAAGTGGCCGCTTTTACGGCTAAAGGAGAAGCTTCTTTCTGCTCATCCCGGCGGCTTTGCGCGGCTGGGGAGGGAAgcgggctggggcagcccagcTCCCCGCGGCCCCGGGCTTGCACCGCCAGGACGATTTGGCTCTTGCCATTAGAAGGGGGGTGGGTGTCGCGTCGGTGACCTTCGCAGGGTGACACCAAGCCCCCCCACCCGGTCCCGGGGTGACACGCAGTGACACGCAGCCCCTCccccggcgggcggggccgTTATGCAATGCCGGGGCCCGGCGCTGCTCGGTGCTCCCATCTAGCGGGGAgcggccccgctgcccgccgccggcggAGCCGCGCACCTGCAGGGCCGGCCGCCGCTGAACGCCGTGCCtctctgtccccctccccacgcaGAGCCTGACCTGGAAGACTGCAGTTTTGGCTGCCGAGGGACGTCGCCCCAGGAGAGTCTCTCTTCCATGTGAGTGTCCTTCAGGAGTCCTCCCCTGCCGCCGGGCACCGGGGTGCCTCCGCATCCGCACGGCCGTACCCCGGGGAGCCGTGGGATGACACAGCAAGGACAGGGAAGGAGGCTGGGGGAAGTAGAGGCAGCgccttccctcctccttggGGCTGCGGGTgggatgggaggggaggaggaggcaggttTGCTTTTCCAATCCGAGCCGGAGGGCAATCCTGAAGTGGAGCTGAAGAGACTGAGGCTGGGAGGGATGCGGCCGCTCCCAGCGTGCGGCAGAGGAGATGTGGGGAAAAAGGAGCAGAGGAGTGCAGGTGCAGCCTAGGGAAGCATCCCTGACATCTCACCAACCCTTCCCCAGGTCCCCCATCAGCAGCCTGCCGACCCTCTTCGACCAGACAGTGTCCTGTAGCAGCAGTGGGCAGCTGGAGAATGTTCCCCAGGCTACCCCAAACATCGAGCAGCTCCTGGAGAAGCAGGGCAATGGGGAAGCCGGCGTAAACAGTGAGTCACTCGGGGTATGGGCTGTGGGAGGAGGGGTCCTTGTGCATGGTTGTGGGGGAGCCAGCTGGGATTTTTGCCCACAGGCAAAGGAGCTGGGTAGAGGACAAAGCACTGGTCTGTGCCGTGGGGAGTAGCTGGCAGTGGGACTGTGGTCTGGGGCCAGTCTCCTCCCCCAGTGTGGTCTAATTGTGGTACCTCCTGTGGATCCCCTTGTCCTCTTTCCTCCGTCCCCTGTTCTCTCCCCGACCctgtcccccttccccccttccgTTCCCTGCAGTTGTAGAAATGCTCAAAGCCCTGCACTCGCTGCAGAAGGAGAACCAGCGGCTCCAGGAGCAGATCATGACGCTGACGGCCAAGAAGGAGCGTTTGCAGCTCCTCAACGTCCAGCTCTCTGTCCCTTTCCCCGTGGTGACCAGCAGCAACGGTCCAGGCAGCCAGGCCCAGTACATCCTGCCTCCTAATGGTGAGGGGACTGGTGGGATGCATTACCCTGTGCCCTTCCATAGTGGTGCCCTggcatggggaggagggggtcGCGGTGGGGAGAATCTGACCCATTTATCCCTCTGTAGCCACTGGCACTGTGCACTGTCCCTTGCTATTGCTGTGGCAATGTCAGGCACCACCCCTGACGCTGCATCCCCACTTCTCTCCTCCGTACAGTCTGCAACAACGACTCCTTGAGCATCAGCAAGAGCCCCCCATGCAAGAACAGCTTTGGGATCGAGAACTCACTCTCCACTTCGTCTGAGGTACACTGCCACCACATCCGCCAgccagctggggaagggacTCAGGGAGGGAACAGAGCAGTGCAGTCCCGGTACTCTGACTTGATATCCAGCTCATAAAGCCTCGTAGTCCAGGCCCAGAAATCAGGTTTCTTTCTCTGGAGCGCCCGTTCTTCAGTTCATCTCAGTGCTGAGGGTCGGAGTAGAGTAGCTGAGGCTGGGAGCGTGAAGCGAGGATGCTTCTAGGTTACTCTGGCCGCACTTCTAGAGATCCAGCAAAGCATATCTTGAGTTCTGGGACGCCTCTGAGCATACACCTGCACTTGCACTCACAGccccccttcccacctccagctcctgcccaaAGTACCCTTGGAGCTGAGCTGACCTTTCACAAGCTGCCCCAGTCCGATGCTCTTATGTCCGTTTCTCCCCCAGGACCCTCATTCAGGTTgccccagcaggagcagctcttCCCTGTCCTTCCACAGCACTCCTCCGCCCCTgcccatgctgcagcagagtCCTGCCTCGCTACCCCTGCCTGGGGTGCAGCAGGTGAATGGCCTGGCCAGGGTGGCAGGCAGCGGGCTGGGGGGAGGCACCACTGCCAGCCACAGCCTCTCCACGGTGCCCATGGTGGACGGCCTGATGGGGACCCTGGCAGGAGGCCAGCAGATGCCCATCAACGGGATCCTGGGGAATCTGAACGGAGCTCAGGCCGCCCAGCCTCCGAGCGCGCTGACGCAGGCGAGCGGGCCTCCGACCTTGCAGCTCTCCACCAGCCTGAGCAGGTGAGGATGGGGAGCTCGCGGGGACAGCCCTGCCCTCTCCAGCAGAAGCTTAGCaccgggagggagggaggcccTGTGTATGCAGGACCAAGACGGGCTGCACTGAcattccctgccctgctccccttGCAGCATGCCCAGTCTGAGTCCCCTGACAGAGCAGCAGCGGCACGTCTTGCACCAACACgaacagcagctccagcagcttcaGCAGCTCCTGACTTCCCAGCCGCTTAATCCGGTAAGTGTGCCTGCTGGCACCTTTTATCTGATGAGCTCTTTAATGGGAAAGCCTCCgagcagagagaaaaacttAGGGCTCCCTCCTTCACATGAATCCCCTGCCCACAGGGCTGCAAGAATCACGTGCCTTTTCCTTGGCTCCAGGCTGCTGTGGGTGGAGTGAGGAGAAAAGCTTTAGGCAGGAAGGTGCGGCACCTcctggagggagggagatggGGATTTGAACTTTTTCAGTACAAAGGCAAAAATTTAATCTGGGTTTCCCACATCCTGAGGGTGTGAGACCGTGGTAACGCTAAGCCACCGTAACATCAGGAGTGCTGTTATCTCCTCCAGCCATCTTTGAATGCAAATCGTGTCTGTTCCTGCTGCCAGGAGCACACTGGTCTCTAGGCTTGCAGATGTTCTGAGGCCCGAAGAGGAACTCGCCTGAGGACACTATTTGAGTTTAGAAGGAGATAAGCACCAAATTCCGTAGTCCTGAGGCAGGTGAGCCATGTCTGGGCACATTGACATGGAGCACTGGAGATGCCAGGGGGACTGTGTAGGTGGCTGAGGACTTCGGGGTCAGAAGAAGGATCAGGCAGCTGTGTTGAGGATCTTGGCTCTCTGCCTGCACCCTCTTGGGTAAAACAGCAGCCCCGTGCCAGGCTGTTATGGGAATGGCTGCACCGATAGATGGTAAACAAGCCGCTGAGTGTGTAAGAACCGCATTCGCTTGCCCTGCAGAAACCTCTGTGGTGTCCCTCCCCTGCGGTGGAGTTGCATGGGAGTGCTAACAGTTCCCGTCAATGAAGCTGTGCTCGTTTATATCTCCCATGAACTTGGCCCGTTGCTTTGGATAGATTTCTGGGTCAGGCTATTTATAACCCGGGAAAAGCAAATTTCAAAGGGCTTCTCTTTACAGCAGCTGATGTCACCGTGTCATCAGCTGCATCCCTGTGGGTACGAGAACAATGTCAGCTCTCAGCCTGCCGCATTGGTCGATGGTTGCTATAGCGATTTCCGCAGTTTGGTTGGATTCGAGGGCGTCCCTCTGGGTGCAGGTGAGCGTGGCCCTCATCCCCCCTGCCGGGTCCGGTTCACCTGCACCGACCCTGTGGGTCAGGGCTGTGAAGAGGGatgggctggggaaggaaatTAGCAGCCAATCTGAAACTCAGGATAGTGACTGCCACGGGCTTAAAATCCATGGGTCGATGGATTGGGAAGAGCTGAATAGATTTGTGTGCCCGCAGGTGTCTTAGGGAAGGTTAGCTAATCCTACGCTTCAGGAAACAACGGGATTGCAAAGGTCATAAGCACAGGCTGTTAATGAACACAGGACGGACTGTTCCCCTCTCTACCTGTGGACATGTGTTCAGGGGGActttctccctgtccccagTAGCATTGCCTGGGATGGAGTGTGCTCATGTGGCTCCTGGCTCCGTTGTATTAGGTGTCACCTCTTCCGTAGCCCTTTGTCCCTCCTTTGACTTCCCTTCCTCACCCTTCCCTACAGGAGCAGCAGGCCCTGGTGTTCCAGATGATGCAGCAAATCCAGCAGAAGAGGGAGCTGCAGCGGCTGCAGATGACGAGCTCGTCCCAGCTGTCCATGACCAGCCTCCTGGCAGCCACCTCCGCCCCCCTGCACTCCAGCACCAGCGCCCTGATGACCTCggcccctcagccgccccccagcagcagctccctcctggcctccctctccccccagcaGCT
The DNA window shown above is from Phalacrocorax aristotelis chromosome 23, bGulAri2.1, whole genome shotgun sequence and carries:
- the MLLT6 gene encoding protein AF-17 isoform X2 — protein: MKEMVGGCCVCSDERGWAENPLVYCDGHGCNVAVHQACYGIVQVPTGPWFCRKCESQERAARVRCELCPHKDGALKRTDNGGWAHVVCALYIPEVQFANVLTMEPIVLQYVPHDRFNKTCYICEEQGRESKAASGACMACNRHGCRQAFHVTCAQMAGLLCEEEVLEVDNVKYCGYCKYHFNKMTSRHSGGSSFIAGRRSRSTSPAQEKHVSHHERPKKSRKDKERPKQKHKKRPESPTSLTPSSVPVATEKGSTSHHEGSKETSEVGRSEVKGKKSSSHGSSHKGKKTGSGKSSVGFSSASSSGTFQPAGTSCSNLQCSQDFVTFPKLEQDDEKYRKPVSSSSSSHCSPLYEGQKGDIFEQKVIFSGFGSIMRFSTSAVSQQRGRDASPVDYKASNPVSGPSVGSSGASGSSSSHKRMPSLSMEEGEVLKEKKHKGSKKNKHGPGRPKGGKSKEILGAQLAGSTSTSSSPFSGGSLVSSSIGNSSRSFSHTGNLPSLSMESPLLGSGIYTSNKDPISHGGGVLRAVCSTPLSSSLLAHQGTSSLPQLNRSPFASTIPASSSSVSTTQVFSLAGSTFSLPSSHIFGSPLTSGLSINPLLNQSESSRAEPDLEDCSFGCRGTSPQESLSSMSPISSLPTLFDQTVSCSSSGQLENVPQATPNIEQLLEKQGNGEAGVNIVEMLKALHSLQKENQRLQEQIMTLTAKKERLQLLNVQLSVPFPVVTSSNGPGSQAQYILPPNVCNNDSLSISKSPPCKNSFGIENSLSTSSEDPHSGCPSRSSSSLSFHSTPPPLPMLQQSPASLPLPGVQQVNGLARVAGSGLGGGTTASHSLSTVPMVDGLMGTLAGGQQMPINGILGNLNGAQAAQPPSALTQASGPPTLQLSTSLSSMPSLSPLTEQQRHVLHQHEQQLQQLQQLLTSQPLNPEQQALVFQMMQQIQQKRELQRLQMTSSSQLSMTSLLAATSAPLHSSTSALMTSAPQPPPSSSSLLASLSPQQLNPSNALLAPQATPPLSTPGNSLLASGTGIPPVLTAQTNPFLNLQADGNTPKGTSMNEKGAPLTQDKG
- the MLLT6 gene encoding protein AF-17 isoform X5 → MLTGSGTHPAVCTHGCTLEFLLACYGIVQVPTGPWFCRKCESQERAARVRCELCPHKDGALKRTDNGGWAHVVCALYIPEVQFANVLTMEPIVLQYVPHDRFNKTCYICEEQGRESKAASGACMACNRHGCRQAFHVTCAQMAGLLCEEEVLEVDNVKYCGYCKYHFNKMKTSRHSGGSSFIAGRRSRSTSPAQEKHVSHHERPKKSRKDKERPKQKHKKRPESPTSLTPSSVPVATEKGSTSHHEGSKETSEVGRSEVKGKKSSSHGSSHKGKKTGSGKSSVGFSSASSSGTFQPAGTSCSNLQCSQDFVTFPKLEQDDEKYRKPVSSSSSSHCSPLYEGQKGDIFEQKVIFSGFGSIMRFSTSAVSQQRGRDASPVDYKASNPVSGPSVGSSGASGSSSSHKRMPSLSMEEGEVLKEKKHKGSKKNKHGPGRPKGGKSKEILGAQLAGSTSTSSSPFSGGSLVSSSIGNSSRSFSHTGNLPSLSMESPLLGSGIYTSNKDPISHGGGVLRAVCSTPLSSSLLAHQGTSSLPQLNRSPFASTIPASSSSVSTTQVFSLAGSTFSLPSSHIFGSPLTSGLSINPLLNQSESSRAEPDLEDCSFGCRGTSPQESLSSMSPISSLPTLFDQTVSCSSSGQLENVPQATPNIEQLLEKQGNGEAGVNIVEMLKALHSLQKENQRLQEQIMTLTAKKERLQLLNVQLSVPFPVVTSSNGPGSQAQYILPPNVCNNDSLSISKSPPCKNSFGIENSLSTSSEDPHSGCPSRSSSSLSFHSTPPPLPMLQQSPASLPLPGVQQVNGLARVAGSGLGGGTTASHSLSTVPMVDGLMGTLAGGQQMPINGILGNLNGAQAAQPPSALTQASGPPTLQLSTSLSSMPSLSPLTEQQRHVLHQHEQQLQQLQQLLTSQPLNPEQQALVFQMMQQIQQKRELQRLQMTSSSQLSMTSLLAATSAPLHSSTSALMTSAPQPPPSSSSLLASLSPQQLNPSNALLAPQATPPLSTPGNSLLASGTGIPPVLTAQTNPFLNLQADGNTPKGTSMNEKGAPLTQDKG
- the MLLT6 gene encoding protein AF-17 isoform X3, translated to MKEMVGGCCVCSDERGWAENPLVYCDGHGCNVAVHQACYGIVQVPTGPWFCRKCESQERAARVRCELCPHKDGALKRTDNGGWAHVVCALYIPEVQFANVLTMEPIVLQYVPHDRFNKTCYICEEQGRESKAASGACMACNRHGCRQAFHVTCAQMAGLLCEEEVLEVDNVKYCGYCKYHFNKMKTSRHSGGSSFIAGRRSRSTSPAQEKHVSHHERPKKSRKDKERPKQKHKKRPESPTSLTPSSVPVATEKGSTSHHEGSKETSEVGRSEVKGKKSSSHGSSHKGKKTGSGKSSVGFSSASSSGTFQPAGTSCSNLQCSQDFVTFPKLEQDDEKYRKPVSSSSSSHCSPLYEGQKGDIFEQKVIFSGFGSIMRFSTSAVSQQRGRDASPVDYKASNPVSGPSVGSSGASGSSSSHKRMPSLSMEEGEVLKEKKHKGSKKNKHGPGRPKGGKSKEILGAQLAGSTSTSSSPFSGGSLVSSSIGNSSRSFSHTGNLPSLSMESPLLGSGIYTSNKDPISHGGGVLRAVCSTPLSSSLLAHQGTSSLPQLNRSPFASTIPASSSSVSTTQVFSLAGSTFSLPSSHIFGSPLTSGLSINPLLNQSESSRAEPDLEDCSFGCRGTSPQESLSSMSPISSLPTLFDQTVSCSSSGQLENVPQATPNIEQLLEKQGNGEAGVNKMLKALHSLQKENQRLQEQIMTLTAKKERLQLLNVQLSVPFPVVTSSNGPGSQAQYILPPNVCNNDSLSISKSPPCKNSFGIENSLSTSSEDPHSGCPSRSSSSLSFHSTPPPLPMLQQSPASLPLPGVQQVNGLARVAGSGLGGGTTASHSLSTVPMVDGLMGTLAGGQQMPINGILGNLNGAQAAQPPSALTQASGPPTLQLSTSLSSMPSLSPLTEQQRHVLHQHEQQLQQLQQLLTSQPLNPEQQALVFQMMQQIQQKRELQRLQMTSSSQLSMTSLLAATSAPLHSSTSALMTSAPQPPPSSSSLLASLSPQQLNPSNALLAPQATPPLSTPGNSLLASGTGIPPVLTAQTNPFLNLQADGNTPKGTSMNEKGAPLTQDKG